In the Dethiosulfovibrio salsuginis genome, GTTTTTTGATATCCTTTCGGTGAGGGCAAAACAGGGGAACAAGACCATGACCTATCCTGATGGTCCTCCTCCGACTTTGCCCGACCGGTTTGCCGGATTGCCGGTGATAGATCAGTCTATTTGCTCCACCTGTCCCGGCCCCTGTGTCGACTCCTGTCCCTCCGGTGCCGTCGAGAAGGCGGATAATCTGACTATCGACCTGGGCAAGTGCCTTTTCTGTCGTGAGTGTCAGAGGGCCTGCCCAAAAGGGGCCCTGTCTTTCGGACAGGACCACCGCCTGGGGTCCTCCACCAGGGAGGGGCTTATCTCCTTGGGAGACGGTGCAGCCCCTTCCGCCTACAACGACAGAGCCGCCGACCTCTACGGAAAGGTCTTTTCGATCCGGGTGGTAAGCGCCGGAGGCTGTGGGGCCTGCGAGGCGGACACCAACGTACTAAACACCTTGGCCTGGGATCTCAGCCGATTCGGCATAAACTACGCCGCTTCCCCTAGGCACTGCGACGGAATGATAATCATAGGCCCGGTGCCCACCAACATGGTGGAGGCGGTCGTCGAGACCTACCGGGCCATACCGGAGCCTAAGTTCGTCATAGCGGTAGGTTCATGCACGGTGACAGCCTCGTCTAAGGAGGGCTTCCCCGTCCCGGTGGACCTGTACATACCGGGCTGCCCTCCTCACCCTCTCACTATACTGGACGGAATGCTCCGCTTTTTGGGAAAGGTGAAGGAGTGATTGTCTCAATTGTGCATAGCAAAAGAGGTGAGCCCCCGCTTAAGCTGGGGCTCACCTCTTCAGTATGTCTGAGTGTGTTCCTGTTCTGATCAAAGAAACTCCCTCTTCGTCGAGCTTATATATCAATATCCAATCGGGCTCTATGTGGAGAGAGCGGTGGTTGTCCCAATTGCCTAGCATCGGATGATCGTTATACTGGGTCGGAACTTCTCCGATGGAAGCCAGGATATTGAGTATATTTT is a window encoding:
- a CDS encoding NADH-quinone oxidoreductase subunit B family protein: MFFDILSVRAKQGNKTMTYPDGPPPTLPDRFAGLPVIDQSICSTCPGPCVDSCPSGAVEKADNLTIDLGKCLFCRECQRACPKGALSFGQDHRLGSSTREGLISLGDGAAPSAYNDRAADLYGKVFSIRVVSAGGCGACEADTNVLNTLAWDLSRFGINYAASPRHCDGMIIIGPVPTNMVEAVVETYRAIPEPKFVIAVGSCTVTASSKEGFPVPVDLYIPGCPPHPLTILDGMLRFLGKVKE
- a CDS encoding type II toxin-antitoxin system YafQ family toxin, encoding MPKLKRSSQFKRDVKLQIKRGKDIEKLKNILNILASIGEVPTQYNDHPMLGNWDNHRSLHIEPDWILIYKLDEEGVSLIRTGTHSDILKR